A portion of the Pseudoalteromonas luteoviolacea genome contains these proteins:
- a CDS encoding patatin-like phospholipase family protein, with protein MKKAQCKIGKPHIALLLTGGGARAAYQVGVLKAIALSLPRSAPLPFKIINGTSAGAINSTGLACYSSNMHLAIRKIEWIWKNFHTNMVYKSSLFGAFGHLTNNVMRSFQADYLNHPPASLLDNTPLRQLLEEVMDLARIDRNIHRGFIDALSVTVSSYSSGKSVAFFQAKDAKPWQRAKREGIQTQLNIDHLMASSAIPMVFPSVRVKHNYYGDGSIHQLSPLSPSIHLGASKIFIIGVEQPKVQKPLGYEPHFPGMSVVAGHLLDSIFSDTLQSDLERLERVNRTISLLPAREKHKELKRVDTLVVNPSQNFNELALDFYDDLPIAVKLLLRTIGVKKHSQSSLTSYLLFEKSYTQELIKIGYEDGLARLDEIKAFLELD; from the coding sequence TTGAAAAAAGCACAATGTAAAATTGGCAAACCACATATTGCACTGTTACTCACTGGGGGCGGTGCACGGGCAGCCTATCAAGTAGGAGTATTAAAGGCGATTGCGCTTAGTTTGCCGCGCAGCGCTCCCCTCCCATTTAAAATCATTAACGGTACTTCCGCTGGCGCGATCAACTCTACAGGGCTGGCTTGCTATTCTTCCAATATGCATTTGGCAATTCGAAAAATTGAGTGGATCTGGAAAAACTTTCATACCAATATGGTCTATAAAAGTAGCCTGTTTGGTGCTTTTGGCCATCTGACTAATAATGTCATGCGCAGTTTTCAAGCTGACTATTTAAACCATCCACCAGCGAGCTTGCTCGACAATACGCCCCTTCGACAACTGCTCGAAGAAGTGATGGATCTGGCGCGAATTGACCGCAATATCCATCGCGGCTTTATTGATGCTTTGTCTGTCACCGTATCAAGTTATTCCAGCGGAAAGTCAGTGGCCTTTTTCCAAGCCAAAGACGCAAAGCCTTGGCAAAGAGCCAAGCGCGAAGGTATTCAAACCCAACTCAATATTGACCATCTAATGGCATCCAGTGCCATACCTATGGTATTTCCGAGTGTGCGCGTAAAACATAATTATTACGGTGATGGATCCATTCACCAATTGTCCCCACTTAGCCCCTCGATTCACCTAGGCGCAAGTAAAATATTCATCATAGGTGTTGAGCAACCTAAAGTACAAAAACCATTGGGTTACGAACCCCACTTTCCGGGTATGTCGGTGGTTGCAGGTCACTTATTGGACAGTATTTTTAGTGACACCTTGCAGTCCGACTTAGAACGTCTTGAACGTGTTAATCGCACTATCAGCCTACTTCCAGCCAGAGAAAAACATAAAGAGCTCAAACGCGTCGATACCTTGGTTGTTAACCCATCTCAAAACTTCAATGAACTGGCACTCGACTTTTATGATGATTTACCAATTGCGGTGAAGCTGCTACTTAGAACCATCGGCGTAAAGAAGCACTCCCAATCGAGTTTAACCAGTTACTTACTGTTTGAGAAAAGCTATACCCAAGAATTGATCAAAATCGGTTATGAAGATGGCCTTGCTCGATTAGACGAAATAAAAGCGTTTTTAGAGTTAGACTAG
- a CDS encoding DUF3014 domain-containing protein: protein MSEHSSAEPRTNKKPSNSQLLLAAIAVVALIIVAVFVLANKESKPADNTKFRQDVVVPEETPKVVVNTARQEVEQTKKADIMATSEPTPVDEGIAEPVVTVNEPEPKPVEPVEPVLPSLDDSDISVRDSVASYLSKQAMELLVTEDMVRRSVVFIDNLAQGKVAKKHYPVSKPTDNFMVIEDDLIITDPNSFERYTPYVNMLNAMSTAQLVRLYEQYKPLISEAYEEIGYNGNEFDYTLQEALGELLETPIPESNLPLIQESVTYKYAYAEWEQLSDAQKLFLRMGPENMKKAKKRLQAFQRAIAN, encoded by the coding sequence ATGTCAGAGCACAGTTCAGCAGAACCAAGGACAAATAAAAAGCCTTCTAACAGTCAGTTACTTCTTGCGGCAATTGCAGTGGTTGCCTTGATCATTGTGGCTGTATTTGTATTAGCAAATAAAGAAAGTAAACCTGCAGACAATACTAAATTTCGACAGGATGTCGTAGTGCCTGAAGAAACACCTAAAGTCGTCGTAAACACGGCACGTCAAGAAGTTGAGCAAACGAAAAAAGCAGACATCATGGCAACTTCAGAACCAACTCCAGTTGATGAAGGGATTGCAGAACCTGTGGTAACAGTTAACGAACCAGAGCCGAAACCTGTGGAACCTGTTGAACCAGTGTTACCTAGCCTTGATGATAGTGATATCAGTGTACGTGATTCGGTAGCAAGTTATTTAAGCAAGCAAGCGATGGAATTATTAGTGACTGAAGACATGGTTAGACGCAGTGTGGTGTTTATTGACAACTTAGCGCAGGGTAAAGTAGCTAAAAAACATTATCCAGTGAGTAAGCCCACAGATAACTTTATGGTGATTGAAGATGATTTGATCATCACAGATCCAAACAGCTTTGAGCGTTATACGCCGTATGTAAATATGCTCAATGCAATGAGCACAGCTCAGCTTGTTCGATTATATGAGCAATATAAGCCGCTTATTAGTGAAGCGTATGAAGAAATTGGCTATAACGGCAATGAGTTTGATTACACGCTTCAAGAAGCGCTTGGCGAACTGTTAGAAACACCTATTCCAGAATCAAACTTACCACTTATTCAAGAGTCAGTGACGTATAAGTATGCTTATGCCGAGTGGGAGCAGCTCTCTGATGCACAAAAACTGTTTTTGCGTATGGGCCCTGAAAATATGAAAAAAGCGAAGAAACGCTTACAAGCTTTTCAGCGTGCAATTGCCAATTAG
- a CDS encoding transposase, with product MTRARNALIDLSSTSYYHLIARCVRRAFLCGQDAYTGKNFDHRRIWLVERMKLLSSVFAIDIAAYAIMSNHYHLVVKVNRQQALSWSDNEVIARWYKLYKGSPVIDRQLNGDALSEAEQLLVSELVEKWRSRLYDISWFMKNLNEFIAREANKEDDCTGKYWEGRYKSQALLDETALLSCMAYVDLNPIRAKVANNLEDSDFTSIQERIKHLQNAKAKAKKSNQNNKTSHQTKQPNSLKPFGAREHENTLPFSLLDYLELVDWTGRHVHRKKRGYIPKNIPNILVSLRIEETVWLDRALSFGSDYGNFAGSQTVLRAHAAKNDMNWYKGVG from the coding sequence ATGACAAGAGCACGGAACGCACTGATAGATTTGTCGTCGACATCTTATTATCACTTGATAGCGCGGTGTGTACGCCGTGCTTTTTTGTGTGGACAAGATGCGTATACAGGTAAAAACTTTGACCATAGACGGATATGGTTAGTAGAGCGAATGAAGCTGCTGAGCAGTGTATTTGCCATTGATATAGCGGCTTATGCCATCATGAGTAATCACTATCATTTGGTGGTTAAAGTGAATAGACAGCAAGCACTTAGTTGGTCAGATAATGAGGTGATAGCTAGGTGGTACAAGTTATACAAAGGTAGTCCAGTCATTGATAGACAACTAAACGGTGACGCTCTCAGTGAAGCGGAGCAATTGCTTGTATCTGAGTTAGTAGAAAAGTGGCGTTCTCGGCTGTATGACATTAGCTGGTTCATGAAAAACCTCAATGAGTTCATTGCAAGAGAAGCAAACAAGGAAGATGACTGCACGGGTAAATACTGGGAAGGGCGATATAAATCACAAGCCTTGTTAGATGAAACGGCATTGCTCAGCTGTATGGCTTATGTAGACTTAAACCCAATTCGAGCAAAGGTGGCAAATAATCTAGAGGATAGTGATTTCACCTCGATTCAAGAGCGTATAAAGCACCTTCAAAATGCCAAAGCAAAGGCAAAAAAATCAAACCAAAACAACAAAACCAGTCACCAAACCAAACAACCTAATTCACTAAAACCATTTGGCGCAAGAGAGCATGAAAACACATTACCCTTCTCATTGTTGGATTACCTTGAGCTAGTTGACTGGACGGGTCGTCATGTTCACCGCAAAAAGAGGGGATACATACCAAAGAATATACCCAATATTCTAGTATCACTTAGAATTGAAGAAACGGTATGGTTGGATAGGGCACTGAGTTTTGGAAGTGACTACGGTAACTTTGCAGGTTCGCAGACTGTATTAAGAGCACATGCCGCTAAAAATGATATGAATTGGTATAAGGGGGTTGGTTAG
- a CDS encoding transposase — MTRARNALIDLSSTSYYHLIARCVRRAFLCGQDAYTGKNFDHRRTWLVERMKLLSSVFAIDIAAYAIMSNHYHLVVKVNRQQALSWSDNEVIARWYKLYKGSPVIDRQLNGDALSEAEQLLVSELVEKWRSRLYDISWFMKNLNEFIAREANKEDDCTGKYWEGRYKSQALLDETALLSCMAYVDLNPIRAKVANNLEDSDFTSIQERIKHLQNAKAKAKKSNQNNKTSHQTKQPNSLKPFGAREHENTLPFSLLDYLELVDWTGRHVHRKKRGYIPKNIPNILVSLRIEETVWLDRALSFGSDYGNFAGSQTVLRAHAAKNDMNWYKGVG; from the coding sequence ATGACAAGAGCACGGAACGCACTGATAGATTTGTCGTCGACATCTTATTATCACTTGATAGCGCGGTGTGTACGCCGTGCTTTTTTGTGTGGACAAGATGCGTATACAGGTAAAAACTTTGACCATAGACGGACATGGTTAGTAGAGCGAATGAAGCTGCTGAGCAGTGTATTTGCCATTGATATAGCGGCTTATGCCATCATGAGTAATCACTATCATTTGGTGGTTAAAGTGAATAGACAGCAAGCACTTAGTTGGTCAGATAATGAGGTGATAGCTAGGTGGTACAAGTTATACAAAGGTAGTCCAGTCATTGATAGACAACTAAACGGTGACGCTCTCAGTGAAGCGGAGCAATTGCTTGTATCTGAGTTAGTAGAAAAGTGGCGTTCTCGGCTGTATGACATTAGCTGGTTCATGAAAAACCTCAATGAGTTCATTGCAAGAGAAGCAAACAAGGAAGATGACTGCACGGGTAAATACTGGGAAGGGCGATATAAATCACAAGCCTTGTTAGATGAAACGGCATTGCTCAGCTGTATGGCTTATGTAGACTTAAACCCAATTCGAGCAAAGGTGGCAAATAATCTAGAGGATAGTGATTTCACCTCGATTCAAGAGCGTATAAAGCACCTTCAAAATGCCAAAGCAAAGGCAAAAAAATCAAACCAAAACAACAAAACCAGTCACCAAACCAAACAACCTAATTCACTAAAACCATTTGGCGCAAGAGAGCATGAAAACACATTACCCTTCTCATTGTTGGATTACCTTGAGCTAGTTGACTGGACGGGTCGTCATGTTCACCGCAAAAAGAGGGGATACATACCAAAGAATATACCCAATATTCTAGTATCACTTAGAATTGAAGAAACGGTATGGTTGGATAGGGCACTGAGTTTTGGAAGTGACTACGGTAACTTTGCAGGTTCGCAGACTGTATTAAGAGCACATGCCGCTAAAAATGACATGAATTGGTATAAGGGGGTTGGTTAG
- a CDS encoding hybrid sensor histidine kinase/response regulator transcription factor: protein MKIIIQVWLFYLFFLPMVSAALQLTPPAFTHITSQKFSDVKKVLSGPLGFKWLATDTGVFRFDGFEFIHYSVEADSTEDVIDIVFDDFGTLWVATYGKGLLYLDKYSKRLIKADVVNEETHNAHILKLYIDSKGALWVGHLDGISKYTIFNSKKLTSIDPSFQIAEEATVWDIYEDSQNQLWIATLKQGVFLHELDSLKTQQITKENTPSLADNIVRSIFESKDGLIWIGTDNGLTVYNPQLDKYKSYWSEKNNERTLSTNAINEIYQDSLGRVWVGTYGAGLNLYHKKSDDFQRVDGNNKHDFFAKVVNFIGTDEQGSLWIGSDAGLFQSTATASVFNHQVWDTESQSLTRTMFQDRSDKLWYGTEQGVIVQDAKLNTARLVSTEIWDALSFYEDEEGHIWITTLKQGLYKINDKGDILAHFNVSNSDIPSNTITKLVVDKKDKNKLWLGLLSGQKKNNGLVSLDLKTTEFKQYAPERFVVDIAKIDNNTLMVASRTLEPAFFDLDTEQFISTDYSGEVKPFIDKLYVDRKNRIWGGTYNSGLWLLDNNTLKWSKVEKVKINHIFGVTEDADGTLWVIGGPDLVAYHPDSQTVLKFDSLDGLKTEGYTDKGAVTVEIDNQERIYLTAHNGISYFSPSVLKTHIESIVQPRPIFTELRIANQVNHSVQTREDQKQLPFEESQYLELTHRDYLFSIRFSGLDFNKPETQQFEYKLEGLDTDWLTASSESRVATYSTLPEGSYMLRVKRANSMEERTLDIKVLPPPWRTWPAYGIYLCIVICLVWIIVFLKQRALKLKANELSKAVNLKTLQLKEANEKLAQKHHVIESLLKEKNNMFTQISHELRTPLTLILSPIEQLLGQVQQSKHVAILAVAKRNTLILKNLVDQLLQLVKLESKPQHTFSVYDVEKSLNAIIASYTPTLTDRGMTLSCSSMNGVYLRLVSDSLEICVSNLLSNAVKFSSEGSEVRVSFQKSEAFFVLTISDDGMGIDARDQAVIFDKFHRLPPPENAELVSGSGIGLSIVQELMLANQGRVKVQSTLGKGSQFSLLFPVECEVASECFSEAHKPSVPAQVNTPLLTPDMFNEFHTVPYSYQEGKLSVLIVEDNTELRGFLQQLLEPSYNCLTASDGLEGIEKSTDSIPDLIITDIMMPKLNGYELTQTLRRNQLTCHIPIIMLTAKSDSESRLEGWKYQADEYIGKPFDNHELILRVENLISIRKMLRQSLGRDLGVARPVLGAENDMMKLDHEFILRFEKIIEEHYQDEAFSRTIAASEMHISERQLNRKLAHLLDHNFSEYLRKYRLRQSLGFINSGLQIAQIAEEVGFSSPSYFSHCFKAEFGKTISQYRKSPKQE, encoded by the coding sequence ATGAAAATAATAATCCAAGTATGGCTTTTTTACCTATTTTTCTTACCAATGGTGTCTGCTGCTTTGCAGTTGACTCCTCCTGCATTCACTCACATAACAAGTCAAAAGTTTAGTGACGTGAAAAAGGTATTATCCGGGCCATTAGGCTTTAAGTGGTTAGCAACTGACACCGGTGTGTTTCGCTTTGATGGTTTCGAATTCATACATTACTCTGTTGAGGCTGATTCGACAGAGGATGTGATAGACATAGTGTTTGATGACTTTGGTACACTGTGGGTAGCTACGTATGGAAAAGGACTCCTTTACCTCGATAAGTACTCAAAAAGATTGATAAAAGCAGATGTTGTTAATGAAGAAACTCACAATGCACATATATTAAAGCTTTATATTGATAGTAAAGGTGCTCTGTGGGTTGGGCACTTAGATGGTATTTCTAAATATACTATTTTTAACTCAAAAAAATTAACATCAATAGATCCTTCATTTCAAATCGCAGAAGAAGCAACAGTCTGGGATATATATGAGGATAGTCAAAATCAATTATGGATTGCGACCTTAAAGCAAGGTGTTTTCCTGCATGAGCTGGATTCATTAAAAACGCAGCAAATTACCAAAGAGAACACGCCCAGTTTAGCAGATAACATTGTTCGTAGTATTTTTGAATCTAAAGATGGGCTGATATGGATTGGGACAGATAATGGACTGACAGTCTATAACCCCCAACTGGATAAATATAAAAGCTATTGGTCAGAAAAAAATAATGAGCGGACTTTGTCTACAAACGCAATAAATGAAATCTATCAAGATAGCTTGGGTAGGGTTTGGGTTGGTACCTATGGTGCTGGATTAAATTTGTATCATAAAAAATCGGATGATTTTCAGCGAGTTGATGGAAATAATAAACATGATTTCTTTGCTAAAGTAGTTAATTTTATAGGTACGGATGAACAGGGAAGCCTTTGGATTGGGTCTGATGCAGGGCTGTTTCAATCAACTGCAACGGCTTCTGTGTTCAACCATCAGGTTTGGGATACAGAAAGCCAGTCTCTTACACGTACAATGTTTCAAGACCGCAGCGATAAGCTTTGGTATGGCACAGAGCAAGGAGTGATTGTACAAGATGCTAAGTTGAATACTGCGAGACTTGTGTCAACTGAGATTTGGGATGCGCTGTCGTTTTATGAAGATGAAGAGGGACATATCTGGATAACGACATTAAAGCAAGGTTTGTACAAGATTAATGATAAAGGTGACATTTTAGCACATTTCAATGTAAGTAACAGTGATATACCATCTAACACAATCACCAAATTAGTTGTTGATAAAAAAGATAAAAATAAGCTTTGGTTAGGTCTACTCAGTGGGCAGAAAAAAAATAATGGACTGGTTAGTCTTGATTTAAAGACAACCGAGTTTAAGCAATATGCGCCTGAACGATTTGTGGTAGATATTGCTAAAATCGATAATAACACGTTGATGGTTGCTAGCCGCACTTTGGAGCCTGCATTTTTCGACTTAGACACAGAGCAGTTTATTTCGACTGACTATAGCGGTGAAGTAAAACCGTTCATTGACAAGCTTTATGTTGATAGGAAAAACAGGATATGGGGAGGAACATATAATAGTGGCTTATGGCTGTTGGATAACAATACCTTAAAATGGAGTAAAGTAGAAAAAGTAAAGATTAATCATATTTTTGGGGTGACAGAAGATGCAGATGGTACGCTTTGGGTGATAGGCGGTCCGGACTTGGTTGCATACCACCCTGACAGTCAGACAGTGCTCAAATTTGATTCACTTGATGGATTAAAAACGGAAGGGTATACAGATAAAGGGGCAGTTACGGTTGAAATTGACAATCAGGAACGTATTTATCTCACTGCACATAATGGCATTTCTTATTTCAGTCCAAGCGTATTAAAAACACATATTGAATCTATTGTTCAGCCTAGACCTATATTTACTGAACTTAGAATTGCCAATCAAGTGAACCATTCTGTTCAAACTCGTGAGGATCAAAAACAGCTCCCGTTTGAAGAGTCTCAATACTTAGAGCTCACACATCGAGATTATTTGTTTTCAATCCGATTTAGCGGGCTAGATTTTAATAAACCAGAAACTCAGCAATTTGAGTATAAACTAGAAGGTCTTGATACTGATTGGTTAACAGCTAGCTCAGAGAGTCGGGTTGCAACGTACAGTACGCTACCTGAGGGCAGTTACATGTTAAGAGTCAAGCGAGCCAACTCAATGGAAGAACGTACACTCGATATAAAAGTGCTGCCACCCCCTTGGCGAACTTGGCCTGCTTACGGAATTTACCTTTGTATAGTTATTTGCCTCGTTTGGATCATCGTATTCTTAAAACAAAGAGCGCTTAAGTTAAAAGCAAACGAGTTATCTAAAGCTGTTAATTTAAAGACGTTGCAGCTCAAAGAAGCCAATGAAAAATTGGCGCAAAAGCATCATGTGATAGAGTCTTTATTAAAAGAAAAAAACAATATGTTTACGCAAATCTCTCATGAACTTAGAACGCCATTAACTTTAATACTAAGCCCGATAGAGCAGCTATTGGGGCAGGTACAACAATCTAAGCATGTTGCAATCTTAGCGGTTGCAAAACGCAATACTTTGATCTTAAAAAACCTCGTAGATCAATTACTACAGCTTGTTAAGTTAGAATCTAAGCCACAACATACATTTTCTGTATATGATGTAGAGAAAAGCTTAAACGCCATTATTGCATCTTATACACCTACACTTACAGATCGTGGTATGACTTTATCTTGTTCGAGTATGAACGGGGTCTATTTACGTTTGGTGTCTGACAGTTTAGAAATCTGTGTAAGTAATTTACTCTCTAATGCAGTTAAGTTTTCCTCAGAGGGAAGTGAGGTTCGAGTGAGCTTTCAAAAAAGTGAAGCGTTTTTTGTACTCACAATTTCAGATGATGGAATGGGGATAGATGCGCGTGATCAAGCGGTTATATTTGACAAGTTTCATCGTTTACCACCGCCTGAAAATGCAGAGCTAGTTAGTGGCTCCGGTATTGGTTTATCGATAGTGCAAGAACTCATGCTCGCAAACCAAGGGCGGGTTAAAGTGCAAAGCACACTAGGTAAAGGAAGTCAGTTTTCACTGTTGTTCCCTGTCGAATGTGAAGTAGCCAGCGAATGCTTTAGTGAAGCACATAAACCAAGCGTGCCAGCGCAAGTAAATACTCCTTTACTGACACCTGACATGTTCAATGAGTTTCACACAGTGCCTTATTCATACCAAGAAGGAAAATTGAGTGTATTAATTGTTGAAGACAACACAGAGTTAAGAGGGTTTTTACAACAGCTCTTAGAGCCATCATATAATTGCTTGACTGCGAGTGATGGACTTGAAGGCATTGAAAAATCGACAGATTCGATCCCTGACCTGATCATTACTGACATTATGATGCCTAAGTTAAACGGATATGAATTGACTCAAACGTTGAGGAGGAACCAACTTACTTGTCATATCCCGATCATAATGTTGACTGCGAAGAGTGACAGTGAAAGCAGGCTTGAGGGATGGAAATATCAAGCTGACGAGTATATTGGTAAGCCGTTTGATAATCATGAACTGATACTGAGGGTGGAGAACTTAATCTCTATCCGAAAAATGCTGCGTCAAAGTTTAGGTAGAGACCTGGGTGTAGCCAGACCTGTGCTGGGTGCTGAAAATGATATGATGAAGCTTGACCACGAATTTATTTTGAGGTTTGAGAAAATCATTGAGGAGCATTATCAAGATGAGGCATTTAGCCGGACTATAGCTGCTTCTGAGATGCATATCAGTGAACGGCAACTAAACAGAAAATTAGCGCATCTTTTGGATCATAATTTCTCAGAATATTTAAGAAAATATCGCTTAAGACAATCGTTGGGCTTTATTAACTCTGGGTTACAGATAGCGCAGATTGCTGAAGAGGTTGGGTTTTCTTCTCCAAGTTACTTTAGTCATTGTTTTAAAGCAGAATTTGGAAAGACCATATCTCAGTATAGGAAAAGTCCAAAACAAGAGTGA
- a CDS encoding DUF642 domain-containing protein encodes MKLSLFAMSTLFASQIANAENLVTNGSFEEDAVNSKWTLLDSVTGWQSEGARFEIQTSRLGIITAADGNQYIELDSTANHSVFQTLATEVGKTYEVSFYYSPRVTGNNRTNKVDVKWNGTTVLNLNATRRGWQSFTLSVEAVSSSSEIRFTGSGTNDSLGGFIDNVAVTEKRACHTGIFGINNYGSAQTGYVYKFDLQTNTFSVVAGAQNTASNIASHNGKLYFMEQLDKGTKASKLWSLDLETGVQVAEADAKSWPIYRSAVTASGQSLRATSKTYMYDYNLQTGEKTVLGKMRYSGDSFSHGDIAYSADNNTLYVLTGKSLYSIDESSMELTLIGHHGINWASGLAISDSGTLYVSGRVSGENAKIYTVNAQTAVSTYVMDAPEHINDLTFVDNYCN; translated from the coding sequence ATGAAATTATCTCTTTTTGCAATGTCTACGCTTTTTGCTTCGCAAATTGCAAATGCCGAAAATTTAGTCACAAACGGATCTTTTGAAGAAGATGCCGTAAATTCAAAGTGGACACTACTTGATTCTGTGACAGGGTGGCAAAGCGAAGGTGCACGGTTTGAAATTCAAACATCGCGCCTTGGTATTATTACTGCCGCAGATGGCAACCAATATATTGAGCTAGATTCGACGGCTAATCACAGTGTGTTTCAAACTTTGGCAACCGAGGTTGGAAAAACATACGAAGTATCGTTCTACTATTCACCACGTGTTACAGGGAACAATCGGACAAACAAAGTTGATGTAAAGTGGAATGGCACAACGGTGTTAAATTTAAACGCAACACGAAGAGGTTGGCAATCTTTTACATTGTCTGTTGAGGCGGTCTCCAGCAGTTCGGAAATCCGTTTTACAGGATCTGGCACGAACGATAGCTTAGGGGGCTTTATTGACAATGTAGCCGTAACAGAAAAAAGAGCTTGCCACACGGGCATTTTTGGCATTAATAATTATGGCTCAGCTCAAACGGGTTATGTCTATAAGTTTGATTTACAGACAAACACGTTTAGTGTCGTGGCCGGCGCTCAAAATACGGCATCAAACATTGCTAGTCACAATGGTAAGCTTTATTTCATGGAGCAGCTGGATAAAGGCACTAAAGCTTCAAAACTTTGGTCACTGGATTTAGAAACGGGTGTGCAAGTTGCTGAGGCAGATGCTAAATCTTGGCCAATTTATCGTTCTGCAGTCACAGCAAGTGGCCAATCTTTGCGCGCCACCAGTAAAACTTATATGTATGACTACAACTTGCAAACTGGCGAAAAAACTGTGTTAGGTAAAATGCGTTACTCAGGTGATTCTTTCTCTCACGGTGACATCGCGTATTCTGCTGATAACAACACATTATATGTGTTAACTGGTAAGTCTTTATATTCAATAGATGAGAGTTCAATGGAGTTAACCTTGATTGGGCATCACGGCATCAATTGGGCGTCTGGTTTAGCAATTTCTGACAGTGGCACATTGTACGTTTCAGGAAGGGTTTCAGGTGAAAACGCGAAAATTTACACAGTTAACGCTCAAACCGCGGTTTCGACATATGTTATGGACGCGCCAGAGCATATTAATGATTTAACTTTTGTCGATAATTACTGTAATTAA